From a region of the Cololabis saira isolate AMF1-May2022 chromosome 8, fColSai1.1, whole genome shotgun sequence genome:
- the cidec gene encoding cell death activator CIDE-3: protein MCSQMDYAMKSLSLLTPSTLSKVVTSASSSVSQQLLSAAAPRPKPFRVTNAERSLKKGIMADALLDLINKASDSFSLESACELVLDEDGTGVDTEDFFQTLPGNAVLMVLEKGQKWNPRSENLCRNQLAEQNRTDVAKLTLDLYKNNPKDFIGCLNVKATLYGAYSVSYDLRCYAAKNVLKEALRWTIFSMQATGHVLLCSSCYIEHLLEEEEDAEKSLALPQGSRIRQLQNMLLGKKIPAMMA from the exons ATGTGCTCTCAGATGGATTATGCCATGAAGTCTCTCAGCCTCCTGACTCCCTCCACCCTCTCCAA gGTGGTGACGTCGGCCAGCAGCTCCGTGAGCCAGCAGCTCCtctcagctgcagctcctcggcCCAAGCCCTTCAGAGTCACTAACGCTGAGCGCTCTCTAAAGAAGGGCATCATGGCCGACGCGCTGCTGGACCTGATCAACAAG GCCAGTGACTCGTTTAGTCTGGAGAGTGCGTGTGAGCTGGTTCTGGATGAAGACGGCACCGGTGTGGACACAGAGGATTTCTTCCAGACCCTGCCGGGCAACGCTGTGCTCATGGTCCTGGAGAAGGGACAGAAGTGGAACCCGCGCTCC GAGAACCTCTGCAGAAATCAGTTGGCCGAACAAAACCGTACAGATGTGGCCAAGCTGACCCTGGACCTGTACAAGAACAACCCCAAGGACTTCATCGGCTGTCTGAATGTGAAAGCAACCCTGTACGGCGCTTACTCCGTGTCCTATGACCTGCGCTGTTACGCTGCCAAGAATGTGCTGAA GGAGGCTCTGCGATGGACCATCTTCTCCATGCAGGCCACGGGCCACGTCCTGCTCTGCTCCTCCTGCTACATTGAGCATttgctggaggaagaggaggacgcTGAGAAGAGCCTGGCGCTGCCGCAGGGGAGCAGGATCCGGCAGCTGCAGAACATGCTGCTCGGCAAGAAAATACCCGCCATGATGGCCTGA
- the LOC133449572 gene encoding urocortin-3-like produces MRSARLCLCLALLLPLCAQSQRSRPALARLHEDAQRDALAFDLLDSLLRSERHLELRRARAPRPASQVPKRAQQGSRFALSLDVPTSILSVLIDLAKNQDMRTKAAANAELMARIGKRK; encoded by the coding sequence ATGCGGAGTGCGCGGCTGTGCTTGTGCCTGgctctgctgctgccgctgtgTGCCCAGAGCCAGCGGAGCCGCCCGGCCCTGGCCCGGCTGCATGAGGACGCCCAGCGGGACGCGCTGGCCTTCGACCTGCTGGACTCCCTGCTCCGGTCAGAGCGCCACCTGGAGCTCCGGCGTGCCCGCGCCCCCCGCCCGGCCTCCCAGGTGCCCAAGAGAGCCCAGCAGGGCTCCCGCTTCGCCCTCTCCCTCGACGTCCCCACCAGCATCCTCAGCGTCCTCATAGATCTGGCCAAGAACCAGGACATGAGGACCAAGGCGGCGGCCAATGCCGAACTTATGGCACGAATAGGCAAAAGGAAATGA